The Populus trichocarpa isolate Nisqually-1 chromosome 2, P.trichocarpa_v4.1, whole genome shotgun sequence genome has a window encoding:
- the LOC7487791 gene encoding exocyst complex component SEC15B, with protein sequence MLSAKVRRKIAPANGDTDNSADKQDQLLLSAAIYNGEDLGPSVRKAFASGKPETLLHNLRHFARSKESEIEEVCKAHYQDFILAVDDLRSLLSDVDSLKSALSDSNSKLQSVAGPLLTSLDSYLEAQTVSHNVNLALSLIFSCIKLLELCSRSNYHLSRGNFYMALKCVDSIETDFLDKTPSSTLKRMLEKKIPDIRSHIERKVSKEFGDWLVEIRVVSRNLGQLAIGQASAARQREEDLRIKQRQAEEQSRLSLRDCVYALQEEEEEDGLSGVMGDDGKDGYGNGGGNGLLGFDLTPLYRAYHIHQTLGLEDRFKQYYFENRKLQLTSDFQVSSMTPFLESHQTFFAQIAGFFIVEDQILRTGGDLISRMKVENLWETAVSKMCSVLEDQFSRMQTANHLLLIKDYVSLLGVTLRRYGYPVDALLDVLSKHRDKYHELLLSDCRKQIAEALAADTFEQMLMKKEYEYSMNVLSFQLQTSDIVPAFPYVAPFSSTVPDCCRIVRSFIEDSVSFMSYGGQLEFFDVVKKYLDRFLSEVLDEALLKLISTSVHGVSQAMQVAANMAVLERACDFFFRHAAQLSGIPLRMAERGRRQFPLNNARDAAEEMLSGLLKQKVDGFMTLIENVNWMADEPTQSGNEYVNEVMIYLETLVSTAQQILPAPVLKRVLQDVLSHISEMIVGALLGDSVKRFNVNAIMGIDVDIRLLESFADNQAALFSEGDANQLKTALAEARQLINLLLSNHPENFLNPVIRGRSYNTLDYRKVMTISEKLRDPSDRLFGTFGSRAARQNPKKKSLDTLIKRLKDVS encoded by the coding sequence ATGCTCTCCGCAAAGGTTCGCCGTAAAATAGCTCCGGCGAACGGAGACACTGACAACTCCGCAGACAAACAAGACCAGCTCCTCCTCTCCGCCGCCATCTACAACGGCGAAGACCTCGGTCCTTCCGTCCGCAAGGCCTTCGCTTCTGGTAAGCCGGAGACACTCCTCCACAATCTTCGCCACTTCGCTCGTTCTAAAGAATCTGAAATCGAAGAAGTCTGCAAAGCTCACTACCAAGACTTCATCTTAGCCGTTGATGACCTCCGATCTCTCCTTTCCGATGTCGATTCACTCAAATCCGCACTCTCCGATTCCAACTCCAAGCTGCAGTCCGTCGCTGGGCCCCTCTTAACCTCTCTCGACTCCTACCTCGAAGCTCAAACGGTATCGCATAATGTAAACTTAGCTCTCAGTTTGATTTTCTCTTGTATCAAGCTATTAGAGCTTTGTTCCAGAAGTAATTACCATTTATCTCGCGGTAATTTTTACATGGCGTTGAAGTGTGTGGATTCGATTGAGActgattttttagataaaacgCCGTCGTCTACGTTGAAGAGAATGTTAGAGAAGAAGATCCCGGATATTAGATCGCATATAGAGAGGAAAGTTAGTAAGGAGTTTGGTGATTGGTTAGTGGAGATTCGTGTGGTGAGTCGGAACTTGGGGCAATTGGCTATTGGTCAAGCCTCTGCGGCGAGGCAGAGAGAGGAGGACTTGAGAATTAAGCAGAGGCAAGCTGAAGAACAGAGTAGGCTTAGTTTGAGAGATTGTGTTTATGCTTtgcaagaggaggaggaggaagatggGCTTAGTGGTGTGATGGGTGATGATGGTAAAGATGGGTATGGTAATGGTGGTGGTAATGGATTGTTGGGGTTTGATTTGACACCCCTTTATAGGGCTTATCATATACATCAGACCTTAGGACTTGAAGATCGGTTTAAGCAGTACTATTTTGAGAATAGGAAGCTTCAATTGACTTCAGATTTTCAGGTGTCCTCGATGACCCCATTTCTTGAATCGCATCAGACTTTCTTTGCGCAAATTGCGGGGTTTTTTATTGTGGAAGATCAAATCTTGAGGACTGGAGGGGATTTGATTTCGAGAATGAAAGTTGAGAATTTGTGGGAAACTGCTGTTAGTAAGATGTGTTCTGTGTTGGAGGATCAGTTTTCTAGAATGCAAACTGCAAATCATCTCTTGTTGATTAAGGATTATGTGAGTTTGCTTGGAGTAACTTTGCGGAGATATGGGTATCCTGTTGATGCCTTGTTAGATGTGTTGAGCAAGCACAGGGATAAGTATCATGAGCTATTGTTGTCTGATTGTCGTAAGCAGATTGCAGAAGCACTTGCTGCTGATACGTTTGAGCAGATGTTGATGAAGAAAGAGTATGAATATTCTATGAATGTGCTTTCGTTTCAATTACAGACGTCGGACATTGTGCCTGCATTTCCTTATGTTGCACCTTTTTCATCCACTGTGCCTGATTGTTGCCGAATCGTACGGTCTTTTATTGAAGATTCTGTGAGTTTTATGTCATATGGTGGGCAGCTGGAATTCTTTGATGTTGTAAAGAAATATTTGGACCGGTTTCTGAGTGAGGTTTTGGATGAAGCTCTATTGAAGCTTATTAGTACATCAGTTCATGGGGTATCCCAGGCTATGCAGGTTGCAGCAAACATGGCTGTGCTAGAACGTGCTTGTGATTTCTTCTTTCGTCATGCTGCACAACTTTCAGGAATTCCCTTGAGAATGGCAGAGAGGGGTAGGCGACAGTTTCCACTAAACAATGCTCGTGATGCAGCAGAAGAAATGCTATCTGGGCTGCTTAAACAGAAGGTTGACGGTTTTATGACCTTGATTGAGAATGTGAACTGGATGGCTGATGAGCCCACGCAAAGTGGCAATGAATATGTGAATGAAGTCATGATATATTTGGAAACTTTGGTTTCTACTGCTCAACAGATTTTGCCAGCTCCTGTTCTGAAAAGAGTTCTGCAAGATGTTCTTTCTCACATTTCAGAGATGATTGTTGGGGCTTTACTTGGGGACTCAGTTAAGAGGTTTAATGTCAATGCTATCATGGGGATTGATGTAGATATCCGATTATTGGAATCTTTTGCTGACAATCAAGCTGCTTTGTTCTCTGAAGGGGATGCCAATCAGTTGAAAACAGCACTTGCTGAGGCAAGGCAACTGATTAATTTGCTTTTGAGCAATCATCCTGAGAATTTTCTGAATCCTGTGATCAGGGGGAGGAGTTATAATACATTGGACTATAGGAAAGTAATGACAATATCAGAGAAGTTGAGGGATCCTTCAGATCGGCTATTTGGAACATTTGGGAGCAGGGCAGCCAGGCAGAATCCAAAGAAGAAATCTCTGGATACATTGATTAAAAGACTCAAGGATGTCAGTTGA